CGGCCGCTGCCGCGTGCTTCCTCCTGCCGGTGGTGTCCTTGCTGAACCCGCTCCTGGCACGGGAGCACGGCTGGAGCGCGGGGGCGGCCGGTCTGGTCGCCGGCGGCCAGAGCCTGGGGATGGTCGCCGTGGCGCTGGTGGTCTCGCGGCGGGGCACCATGGACCGGATCGGCGCGGGCGCGGCATCGGGGCTGTGCGGTGCGGCGGCGGGAATCGCCGCGGTGGCCGTGACGGGGACGGCCGCCGTGGCCGTGGCAGGAGGAATCGTCGTCGGTGCAGGCTCCGGGATGTTCGCCTGCCACATCGGTCCGCTGGTACTGGCCCACACCCCGGACACGCACCTGGCGAGGCTGCAGTCGTTGCTGGTGCTCGTCCAGAGTCTCGCGCTGGTGGTGGGCAACAACGCGCTGGGCGCACTCGCCGACGCCCGGGGTGCCGGCATCGCGGCGGCGGTGTGCGCGGCGGGTGCCTGCGCCGCGGGGATCACGGGGCTCTTCCTGAAGCCGCTCCGCCGCCTGCGTCGAGAGTGAAGCGGGGCAGGCCCTCGCCAAGTGTTCGAGTTCGGAACCGGGTTGGGCATACTCGGCGCCATGGAGATCCCCGCCGGGGCGGCAGCCCTCGAAGTCGTCCGCCTCGACCCCCGCCAGGGCCACCCCTGGGGTCCCCTATCCGGCGGCACCCCCGTCACCCTGTGGACCGGGCCCCAGGCCACCGAGACCCTCGCCCTCATCGAAGCCCTGCCCCCGGGCGACCGGGCCCGGTGCTTCGTCCCCACCTGGGGCCTGCGCGCCCACGACGCGGAACTGAACCACCTCTACGACGTCATCCCCTGCTTCTCCTGCAACATCGTCCTGCTCACCGGCCCGGCCGTCCCCGAACACCTGGACCGCGGCCACGGCTTCGACGGCAAGAGCAAGGCGGCCAAGGCACTCCTCGCCCGCCTCCGCGCCGCCGAGGAGATCCCCCCGGTCGTACCGGCCGGCCGGATGCGGGCCCTGCCCCAGCCCGTGCTCGACCTCGCCGACGGGTGGCTGCTGCGCCCCTGGGAGCCGTCCGACGCCCCCGCCCTGGTCGCTTCCGGCCTCGACCCCGACATCCAGCACTGGAACCGCACCGGCCGGTTCACCGAGGGCCGCGCCGAGAAGCGCATCACGCGCTACCGCCGCAACTGGGAGGCAGAGAAGGCAGCGATCTGGGCCGTCGCCCCCGCCGCCGGCGGCCCGGCCGTCGGCCTGATCGGACTGGCCGACCTCGACCTCACCGGCAGCAGCGGCGAGATCCTGTACTGGCTGCTGCCCGCCGGCCGCGGCAGCGGCCTCATGGTGGCGGCCACGGAGGCCGTCAGCCGCTGGGCCTTCGACGACCTCGGCCTGCACCGCATCCGCATCACCCACTCCGTGGCCAACCCGGCCTCCTGCGCCATCGCCACGAAGGCCGGGTTCCCGCTGGAGGGCACCATGCGCGGCGCCCTCCTGCACACGGACGGCTGGCACGACGAGCACCTCCACGCCCGCCTGCGCACCGACTCCCCGGTGTAGCCGGGTCACTTGGGCGGGCTCGCGCCCTTCTCGGTGGAACGTGCCTTCTCCAGGAGCTCCCGGTAGGGCGTCTGCGCTGTGGAGCCGCGCACCTGCGAGAGGCCGTACCGCTCACTGGCCTCTTGGTTCTCCAAGGGCATGGTGGGAACGAAGGATATCCGTTCACCCGGGGGTGACACATGCACATCGACACGCGGCCAGTTACCACTGTCGACCCTCCACACGGTGATGCGCTGCTGCCCTCGTGTCACGTTCAGCATTTCGGTGCTGTTCGAAATGGTGGTCCGATATCTTGATTTCGCACCGCGCGGATCCCCCTCCTCGCACATCACTCCGGGACGCCACCCCTTCATCTCCAGGTTGGCGTGCTTGAAATCGGTGGCCATGGTCATTCTGTCTTTCCTGATCACGTACACCTCGGTCTGGGCCCTGATCGCCTCATATCCGCGCTTCTCAGGATTCTCGATCTCGACGACCACGTCCTGCGCGACCTCTTCCCCCGGATTCAACACGTGGCCCACCGGAGTCACGAACTCGCCGTCGTGAATCAATTCGTAGTCGACGGGCTTCACCTCGGAGGGACCGCTCGCAGGTCCGCCGTGGATCCAGTAGATGCTGCCGAGGACGTAGACGGGAACCTGTCCGGCGTTCTTCACGGACAGATGGGCCGTCACGTACATCGACGCCCCGATCTTCACCTGGCTCGACTCCCCGAACTCGGCCCCACTCTGTATCAGCGGGGTCGTCACATAGGGAACATAGATCTGCGCGTACGCCAGGTTGGCGAAGGCGAGAAGGGTGGAAACGATCGCCCCGATCGCAATCTTCCTGGGAATGCTGAGACCCTTCCACGCCCGGCATTTCGCCAGTTCGAGCAGGGCCGCCGAAGACCAGACGAGGAGGCCTATCGCGATCAGGGTGTAGCCGGTGAAACGCTCGCCTATCTGCAGCAGGACGACAGCAATACTGCAGAGGAGGGTGATGAGGACTCCGACCAGAACGACCACCCCCGAGTATCGCCATCGCCGCATTTCCCAGAAATCCACAGCGGCCGCGGCGGCGATCACCTCCACCAAGGCCAGGACGAGAATGGTGAATCCGGCGATGCGCCCGCCGTAGGTCAGGGCATCACCACTGTCCGCTATTCCGACCCGGAAGAGCAGACATGCGGTCACGAGGAGGCCGAAGACCACGATGAAGCCGATGGTTCGTCGGCTCCACGCCTGGTCCGGCCAGCGAGTGCCGTCCTCGCCGAGAAAACGGACGGGGTGTCCGTCCTCCACGCCTTCACGACTCAGGAGTCTCCAGAGTTCCTCCTCGGACCAGACCCTGCCCACCGACCTGCCGTCGATCAGGACCTTCCGCAAGCCGAGGTCATCCGGCGCTCCCACGGTCACGATGCGCGTGTTCGCCATGACACCAGCCTGCCGCTTGTCCACGGGAGGCGCTTCCGGAGCGCGCACTGCACGTGTGCCTGCACGTCAGGGTGCGCCCGGCGCGGCGCAGGGGGAAGCTGGTGTGGAGGTGTTGGCGTCCCTCGTCCCCACGGGAGTTCTCATGCGAACACGACTTCTCGGCTTCACCGCCGCCCTCGTACTGGCCGGGCTCGGTGCCACGGTCCCCGTCGCGCAGGCCGCCGTACCGGCTGTCACCGGGCCGGCGTGCGTGGACGGAAGCGGAACGGTGGAGTACGACTCCACCGCCGGCCAGTGGGTCTGCCTGGGCGGCGCGTACGACGGCGAGCTCATCACCAAGACCTGAGCGCCGGCCGCACGCGCTTCCCGAAACGGCTCAGCCGGCGGCGGTACGCAGGAACCGCACCAGGTCATCGGTGCCGTAGCCGAGCTTCGGGCCGCGTTCGGCGGCCATCAGCAGCAGCTGGCCCACGATCTCCGCGCCCCAGCCGTCCGCACCGTCCTGCGACCACTCCCACAGCTTCTCGATGCCGAGGTCGGACATGAGCAGCCCGTGCTCCGCCCGGACCTCCCGGCAGGTCTCGGCAACGGCGTCCAGCAGCCGCGCGCCCGGCCGCTCGCAGCGGAGCCCGAAGTACCCGCCGACGTCCTCCACCACGCACCCCTCCGGCGGCCCCGCCTTGAGCCCGTCGTAGCGCGGATCGTCGAACCCCGGGTGTTCCCCGAGCGGGCAGTGGACCAGCGTGAACCGCTGTCGGCCCGGCGATGAAGCCGGCGGCGGCCGCCGCGCCGTCAGCCCGAAGGCCTCGTGCACCAGCGCGCTCGCCTCGTCCGCCGTATCGGCCGACCGCCTCTCCCGCCGGTCCCCGTCATCGCCGACCGCGGTCCACTGCCCGCCGCCCTCGTCGTACTGCACGCGTACGGAAAGTCCCGTGCCCCTGCGCTTCCACCCTCCACAGACGAGCGCGGCCTCCAAGCCGCGCAGCTTCCAGCCGAGTTCGAAGGCGAACTGGGCGGCGTCGACCGCCTCGCTCACGCGCCCGCCGCCCGCTCGTGCAGTACGGCGGCCAGCCGCAGGGCGGTGTCCAGGTTGCAGCGGCCCAGATCGACGAGCGGCAGCCCGTAGCTGCCGGCCGCCGAGACCCGCTCCACGTCCAGCGAGGGGAACAGCACCCCCACTCCGGCCAGCGACTCCTTCAGCTGCCGGACCGCCTCCTCGGCCGCCTGCATGCGCTCCTGTGGCGTGAGCACCATGACATGTCACCTTTCTACTCTGTGTATCCGACTTCGACACACAGCGTGGCGACGAGCTCGCTAGCCTTCAAGGAAGCACCGAGAACAACCCCACCTGTTGGCCCGGGAGTTGCCATGGCAGGTAAGAACCTCGACCCGTCCTCCTCACCCCGCGCCCTGCTCGGCGCGGAGCTGCGCGTGGCGCGCGAACGTGCCGGGCTCAGCCAGGCCGAGTTGGGCGAACCGCTCTTCGTCAGCGGCTCGTTCATCGGCCAGCTCGAAGCCGGCACGCGCCGCATGCACATCGAATTCGCGCGCCAGATAGACGACATCCTCGACACGAACGGCTTCTTCGTCCGCAACTGCGGAGCTGCGGCCAAGTCCAAGTACCCGGACCACTTCGCGGCGGCGGCCGAAGCGGAGGCTCTGGCGACGGCCATCCGGGAGTACGCACCCCAGCTGATCCCGGGGCTGCTCCAGACGGCGGCGTACGCACGAGAGGTCTTCCGCGCGTATCAGCCGACGGCCACGGAAGAAACCATCGATGAGCTGGTCACGAACCGGCTGGCACGGGCCGCACTGCTGAATGATCCAACAACGCCGATGTTGTGGTGCGTCCTTGACGAGGCAGTACTGCGCCGGTGCGGAGAGAACCCGGCAGTGCTGGCGGAGAACCTCCGCCATATCGCAAGCCTGATCCGACAGCACCGCGTCATCGTGCAGGTGCTTCCTTTCAGCGCGGGCTTCCACGCGGGAATGCTGGGATCCCTCAAGCTGATGTCGTTCGACGACGCACCGCCACTCGCCTACGTTCAAGGCATGGGCACAGGGCAGCTGTTCGACGATCCGGCCACGGTCACCCAGCACACCCTGACCTACGATCTGCTCACGGCCAACGCGCTGTCGCCACGCAAATCTCTGGCCTTGATCGAATCGGTCGCGGAGGATTACGAACATGACCAGCACGCCTGAGTACGACCTCTCGACGGCAACGTGGCACAAGTCTTCCTACAGCGGCGGCGACGGCGGCGACTGCCTGGAGATGGCCACTTGGCGGAAGTCCACGTACAGCGACGGCACCGGCGGCGACTGCCTCGAAGTCGCCGACGGCCACTCCGGGATCGTTCCGGTCCGGGACTCCAAGGTCCCGGACGGGCCCCACCTCACCTTCCGGGACACCGCCTGGACGGCGTTCGTCACCAGCCTCTGACCCGCGCCAGCACCACGTACGACGGCAGTTCGCCGGCCGGGTCCAGGTTCACGAACGTGTAGCCCTCGGAGCCCTGCGGGTAGATCTCGAACCGTCTGCCCAGCGGGACCTCGCGCAGGATCGTGGGCTCGGCCTTCGGCCTGCCCGTGGCCCCGTCCAGGTGCCACAGATGCGTCCGCGCGGCGGTCGACGTCACCACGTCGACCCCGCCCGGGCCCCGGCCCTGCACGAGGCCCAGGACCGTCGCGCCGTCGAGCGCGGCGTGCCAGACGCGCTTGCCGTCCAGCACGGAGTACGCGGAGACTCCCGGGACCTTGCCCTTCACCGGGGTGATCAGCAGGTCGCCGCTCACCACCGGTCCCGGCTCCGCGGTCAGGTCCTCCTGCGGGCCGGCCACCGGCACCGCGCCCCGCTGCCGCCCGGCGTCGTCGAACAGCAGCACCGAGTCCCCGGCGCGCAGGGCGATCGGCCGCGCCGACAGCATTCGCACCTCCGCCGACGGGCCTGCGGTGCGCAGCGGGCTCTGCCAGGCCTGGGCTCCGGTCCGCGCGTCCAGCGCGATCAGCCGCGCCGAGCCGCCGCCGGGGCAGTCCTCCACGTACAGCACCCGGTCGGCGGCTCCGTCGAGCGCGCGGACCTCGCAGTCGGCCGGTACCGGCACCCGCCAGCGTTCGTCGCCCGCGCGCAGGTCCAGGCCGAGGAGGGCGCCCTCCGTCACGGCGACGGCCGTATCGCCGACGGCGGCCACGGGTACCTCGTCCCCGTCCCGGCCGGGTGCCACCGGGAGGTCCTTGGCCCACAGCTTCTCACCGTCCTCCAGGTCCACGGCCAGCACCTGCGCGCCGCAGCCGTCCGGCGACCGGGAGGCGGCGACCAGGCCGATGCCGTGAGGGATGGTGCGGCTCAGGGCGCAGAAGGTGACGACCCCGCCCGCGCCCAGCCCGCCGGCCGAGCGGCCCCCGCCGTCGTAGAGGGACAGGCCGTCCTCGCGGACCCGCACGAGCCCCGACGAGGGGCGAAGCCAGGCGCCGACCGGCCGGGCCGACTCCGGCTTCTCGCGCTGCCACCAGGTCCACACGTACGCCTGTGGGCCGCGCATCCACTCGTACGCCTGCCAGGCGGGCCACAGCGCGGCCAGCGCGACGGTCGCGGCGAGGCACCAGACCAGTGCGCCCCGGGCGGCACGACGCCCGCGGGCCAGCAGCACGTACGCGAGGAGCCCCAGGGCGGGGGTGAGCAGCAGCAGCCGGCCCCTGCCCCGGGTCCAGTCGACGAAGGCCATCCGGCCGAGCAGGACGAGGTACAGCACGGTCACGACGGCGACCGCCGTGCCGGCAACGAACAGGGCGCGCGGCAGCCACCGCGCGCCCCGAGATGTGTGGTTGTCCATGATCCCCCTTGGGCACAGCCTAGTTGGCGTGCCCGTCGGGGGCTCGGGTCACCGGGTCCCGGGTCAGAGACCGCCGGTGAAGAGCAACTGGTTCGGGCTGCCCTTGCTGACGCTGGTCAGGACGTCCTTGGTCGACTCGTCGTCGATGAATTCGTTGATCTCACCGGGAGCGGCACTGGGGTGCGCCTGCTTGTAGAGGACGGCGACACCGGCGGCGTGCGGGGCGGCCATCGACGTGCCGTCGAGGGCCACGCTGCCGCCGCCGAGCTTCGCCGAGAGGATGGCCTCGCCGGGCGCGTAGAGGGTGACGCACGGGCCGTAGTTGGAGAAGGAGGTCTCCTCGTCCCACTGGTTGGATGCGGCGACCGTGAGCACGCGGGCCGCTGAGGCCGGGGAGACCCCGCAGGCGTCCT
Above is a genomic segment from Streptomyces sp. NBC_01233 containing:
- a CDS encoding GNAT family N-acetyltransferase, translated to MEIPAGAAALEVVRLDPRQGHPWGPLSGGTPVTLWTGPQATETLALIEALPPGDRARCFVPTWGLRAHDAELNHLYDVIPCFSCNIVLLTGPAVPEHLDRGHGFDGKSKAAKALLARLRAAEEIPPVVPAGRMRALPQPVLDLADGWLLRPWEPSDAPALVASGLDPDIQHWNRTGRFTEGRAEKRITRYRRNWEAEKAAIWAVAPAAGGPAVGLIGLADLDLTGSSGEILYWLLPAGRGSGLMVAATEAVSRWAFDDLGLHRIRITHSVANPASCAIATKAGFPLEGTMRGALLHTDGWHDEHLHARLRTDSPV
- a CDS encoding helix-turn-helix domain-containing protein is translated as MAGKNLDPSSSPRALLGAELRVARERAGLSQAELGEPLFVSGSFIGQLEAGTRRMHIEFARQIDDILDTNGFFVRNCGAAAKSKYPDHFAAAAEAEALATAIREYAPQLIPGLLQTAAYAREVFRAYQPTATEETIDELVTNRLARAALLNDPTTPMLWCVLDEAVLRRCGENPAVLAENLRHIASLIRQHRVIVQVLPFSAGFHAGMLGSLKLMSFDDAPPLAYVQGMGTGQLFDDPATVTQHTLTYDLLTANALSPRKSLALIESVAEDYEHDQHA
- a CDS encoding DUF397 domain-containing protein, whose amino-acid sequence is MTSTPEYDLSTATWHKSSYSGGDGGDCLEMATWRKSTYSDGTGGDCLEVADGHSGIVPVRDSKVPDGPHLTFRDTAWTAFVTSL
- a CDS encoding outer membrane protein assembly factor BamB family protein, giving the protein MDNHTSRGARWLPRALFVAGTAVAVVTVLYLVLLGRMAFVDWTRGRGRLLLLTPALGLLAYVLLARGRRAARGALVWCLAATVALAALWPAWQAYEWMRGPQAYVWTWWQREKPESARPVGAWLRPSSGLVRVREDGLSLYDGGGRSAGGLGAGGVVTFCALSRTIPHGIGLVAASRSPDGCGAQVLAVDLEDGEKLWAKDLPVAPGRDGDEVPVAAVGDTAVAVTEGALLGLDLRAGDERWRVPVPADCEVRALDGAADRVLYVEDCPGGGSARLIALDARTGAQAWQSPLRTAGPSAEVRMLSARPIALRAGDSVLLFDDAGRQRGAVPVAGPQEDLTAEPGPVVSGDLLITPVKGKVPGVSAYSVLDGKRVWHAALDGATVLGLVQGRGPGGVDVVTSTAARTHLWHLDGATGRPKAEPTILREVPLGRRFEIYPQGSEGYTFVNLDPAGELPSYVVLARVRGW